The DNA region GGGCGTGCAAGCGCCGCGCATGTGCAAACATGCCTTCCTTGGCATCGGGGGCCACGATCGCCCAGGCCGCATTGTGCCCAGTAATATCGTTCTCGGCGGACCGCGTCATGGCGCCGGGGTGAAATGAAGCGATCTGGTTGTTGTCCAGGTCCGTCGTAATGAAACACTGCGGCGTGTACATGTCGGCCAGCACGCGAACCATGCTGGTGTCTATACCCAATTGCTGCATATAAACGATATAGTCGGCGGCGTCTGATCCGACCGTGCCCACCGGCACGGGGCTGCCACCCAGCAACTGCAGGTTATACGCAATATTGCCCGCGCAGCCGCCGTATTCCTTGCGCATCGTGGGTACGAAAAACGAGACGCTGAGCGACTGGATGTTGTCCGCCAGTATGTGATCCTTGAAGTGCCCTTCGAAGACCGCAATAGTATCGAATGCCACTGATCCGCAAATCAGAACCTTGTCAGACATGCCTTTCCTTATTGAAAAAACTTCTCGAGTTGAAAACCATTGACCTTCACGCCATTCAGCGCCACGGGTACCGCGCTGGTCAATTCGCTTCCCGCCGGGAAGGGGCGCTGCAGGTCCTCCGGCGTCAGATACGCTTCCGGCGGCAGGTTCTTGCGAACCACGCGGGTGCCCGAGAAGTCGGTTAGATCCAACTGCAAAGTGGGCCACTCCTGCGGCTTGTCATACATATTGCGCAGCGTGAAGTGTAGGCTCATGGTATCAGTTGCGGCCGGCACCGCAGCCCCGGTTGTTCCCGCCGTGTCCGCAGCGCCGGCAGATGCACCAGGCGCACGTGGCCCGGCACGCAATGCCGAGCTCATGATGGAGATCTGATCTATCTGCCGCGAATACGGCACCTGGCATTGCAGCTTGACGCAGGCGCGTTCGAGTACCGGCCTTAGGACCGGCATGTTATTGGCCAGCTGCGCCCTATATATATAAGTCAGTTGCCCCGCCAACACCAACATGCCGACGACGACCAGCACTGTCCAGAACAAACGCAGCAGCGCGCCACGGTCCGAGCGGTGATCATCATAGTCCGGGTTGAGCGCCACACGAGGGTTGCGGGGGCCCACGGGATCGCGACGCGGCTCCATGTAGATCGAAGCGCTGCGCGCGGCTATGTCGGATACGGGCTGCGGTCCGCCGTGCCCAATGGCGGGCTCGGGCCTGCTTGCCACCAGCGGTGTATCCACATGAAGGACGGGGTCTGGCTTTGCATGTGCCAAGGTATGGGCACGCGTAGAGATCGTGAAGCGGGCCTCGTCGGCGCTGGCTGGCAGGGGCGCATCGGCGCCTACCGTATGCCCGGTGGGCGCCGGTCGAGCAGCCACCGTTCCCTGGCTTTCGTTGGCCGCCGGTCGAGTCCGGAGCACATGGGGTAACTGGGATCTGGGTGCTGGCGCAGGTTCTGGTGCAGGTTCTGGTGCAGGTTCTGGCGCAGGTTCTGGTGCAGGCTCAGGCTGGTTCGGAACCACCGCTTCGTAGCCGTCGAAGATATGGGCACAGTGCACGCAACGGATATAGCCCTTGCGCAGTTGCAGTTGCGCAAGGGTTGCCTTGAACGTTGTGCCGCATTCTGG from Pollutimonas thiosulfatoxidans includes:
- a CDS encoding carbohydrate kinase family protein, which encodes MSDKVLICGSVAFDTIAVFEGHFKDHILADNIQSLSVSFFVPTMRKEYGGCAGNIAYNLQLLGGSPVPVGTVGSDAADYIVYMQQLGIDTSMVRVLADMYTPQCFITTDLDNNQIASFHPGAMTRSAENDITGHNAAWAIVAPDAKEGMFAHARRLHAQGIPFVFDLGQAMPLFSGDDINEMLQLAQIFTANDYEASVVEQRTGRKMADIAQGMRAIVVTQGAAGAILYTEGSQTHIPPVAATEVVDPTGCGDAHRAGLLYGLTQNWGLADACRLANVMGSFKIASRGPQNHRPTRAEIGLALNHHYGVDLLA
- a CDS encoding zinc-ribbon and DUF3426 domain-containing protein, translating into MDLTTRCPECGTTFKATLAQLQLRKGYIRCVHCAHIFDGYEAVVPNQPEPAPEPAPEPAPEPAPEPAPAPRSQLPHVLRTRPAANESQGTVAARPAPTGHTVGADAPLPASADEARFTISTRAHTLAHAKPDPVLHVDTPLVASRPEPAIGHGGPQPVSDIAARSASIYMEPRRDPVGPRNPRVALNPDYDDHRSDRGALLRLFWTVLVVVGMLVLAGQLTYIYRAQLANNMPVLRPVLERACVKLQCQVPYSRQIDQISIMSSALRAGPRAPGASAGAADTAGTTGAAVPAATDTMSLHFTLRNMYDKPQEWPTLQLDLTDFSGTRVVRKNLPPEAYLTPEDLQRPFPAGSELTSAVPVALNGVKVNGFQLEKFFQ